In Planctomycetia bacterium, a single genomic region encodes these proteins:
- a CDS encoding DUF2252 domain-containing protein yields the protein MGKSLREKCPRQAHASWEALDHRADPVDLMLESNAGRIPQLIPVRHGRMMRSPFTFFRGAALNMAADLAGTPSTGLRVQACGDCHLMNFGAYATPERRVIFDINDLDETLPAPWEWDVKRLAASFVLACRDDGFSEDTARDAVLNCVRSYRESMAEYAEMPTLDVWYANIDAEDLIPTIRDEEARKRFEKRLEKARQRSVLEHEFPELTTTAGLAPEIRDNPPLIYHPREMGHEEQMVNVRKAFARYRETMQEDRRLLLDRFKLLDFAIKVVGVGSVGTYCGIILLMASEHDPLFLQFKQARPSVLEKYAGKSRHANDGERIVHGCRMMQSASDLFLGWTEGEAGRHFYIRQLKDMKIKPMVEVFTPGVMLEYAELCGRTLAHAHARSGEPAKISGYLGDGDKFDEAIADFSHAYADQTERDYEVLLQAVRAGNLEVFVEET from the coding sequence ATGGGCAAAAGCCTGCGCGAAAAATGCCCTCGTCAGGCGCACGCGTCTTGGGAGGCGCTGGACCATCGCGCGGATCCCGTCGACTTGATGCTGGAGTCGAACGCGGGACGCATCCCCCAACTGATCCCGGTTCGTCATGGCCGTATGATGAGGTCGCCGTTCACGTTCTTTCGTGGTGCGGCGCTGAACATGGCCGCCGACCTGGCAGGCACTCCCTCGACCGGCCTTCGCGTTCAGGCCTGCGGCGACTGTCATCTCATGAATTTCGGTGCGTATGCGACGCCCGAGCGCCGTGTGATCTTCGACATCAACGATCTCGACGAGACCTTGCCGGCACCCTGGGAATGGGACGTCAAGCGTTTGGCCGCCAGTTTCGTGCTGGCTTGCCGCGACGACGGCTTCAGCGAAGACACGGCCCGCGATGCCGTGTTGAACTGTGTCCGTTCCTATCGCGAGTCGATGGCGGAATACGCGGAAATGCCGACCCTCGACGTGTGGTATGCCAACATCGACGCGGAAGATCTGATCCCGACGATCCGCGACGAAGAAGCTCGCAAGCGTTTCGAAAAGCGCCTGGAGAAAGCCCGGCAGCGGAGCGTGTTGGAACACGAGTTTCCGGAACTCACCACCACCGCCGGTCTGGCCCCGGAAATCAGAGACAATCCGCCGCTGATCTATCATCCGCGCGAGATGGGGCACGAAGAGCAAATGGTCAACGTCCGAAAGGCCTTTGCCCGCTATCGAGAGACGATGCAAGAAGATCGGCGTCTGCTGCTCGATCGTTTCAAGCTCTTGGACTTCGCCATCAAAGTAGTCGGCGTAGGCAGCGTCGGAACTTACTGCGGCATCATTTTGCTGATGGCGAGTGAGCACGATCCTCTGTTCTTGCAGTTCAAACAGGCGCGCCCTTCAGTCCTCGAAAAGTACGCAGGCAAGAGTCGGCATGCGAACGACGGCGAGCGCATCGTACACGGCTGTCGAATGATGCAATCGGCCAGCGATTTGTTCCTGGGTTGGACTGAAGGAGAAGCCGGTCGGCATTTCTACATTCGCCAACTCAAGGATATGAAAATCAAGCCGATGGTCGAGGTCTTCACGCCCGGAGTGATGCTGGAGTACGCCGAGTTGTGCGGCCGGACCTTGGCTCATGCTCACGCTCGCTCCGGCGAACCCGCGAAAATCAGCGGGTATCTCGGTGACGGCGATAAGTTCGATGAAGCGATCGCCGATTTCTCGCATGCCTATGCCGATCAAACGGAGCGCGACTACGAAGTGTTGTTGCAGGCGGTGCGCGCAGGGAATTTGGAGGTCTTTGTCGAAGAGACGTGA
- a CDS encoding patatin-like phospholipase family protein, whose translation MEFDRPRIRTELQRLDWARGLPEQVIQDIAASGELIEFQPGQVVIEIDAEINHVYFVVTGRLAGSLFDRIGKQIRHDVFGRGSVVGLFSVLLPDRSHLRVEALEQSTVVRLTLDELLRLSSKHAEFQLTMFRVAAGIVKQLVTVDRDLPKPTVVGVVHHSVASRSITGRLVRRLQQLGESPCVAGDDEAGKFEEGVPHRLLYENDVFVGQEGVNRILKEWASYGRIFVDLGAGRSFDELNRAMSYSDIVLWCIQPQDATTAVRQLQALQASSPRLREKVRIVWILDCDAPAPPNVAELDELASRDFKTYSGKPQPNQGRLLQQGIERIVHHLRGVQIGLALGGGAARGMAHLGVLDALERNGIFVDMLAGTSAGAMTGTLYASGMSPEHATRSFMKDLLPSWLFRQLPAGGYWYLLYKYRCNKFDPMLRKYLHDLRMQQLVIPMYTVAVDLVEGIPLVRDAGDAVHNILESINLAPLSLPIVRSEQAVVDGGLLNNVPANVLVAKGCNFVIASTVSAKLEKDFMGIRSKRTGAVSKAFSTIQVIMRQTMIQNHSMNAVGVEPADCVIAPDVTSFDLSEFTRADEMAVIGGQATEGAIDRLKGMLTKLDPKLFAANHAPSVSSR comes from the coding sequence ATGGAGTTCGACCGACCTCGGATCCGAACCGAACTCCAGCGTTTGGACTGGGCTCGCGGGCTTCCAGAGCAAGTGATTCAAGACATCGCCGCCTCGGGTGAGTTGATCGAGTTCCAGCCGGGACAGGTCGTCATCGAAATAGATGCGGAGATCAATCACGTTTACTTCGTCGTCACCGGACGACTGGCGGGCTCGCTCTTCGACCGCATCGGCAAACAAATCCGTCACGATGTTTTCGGTCGCGGCTCCGTTGTGGGACTATTCTCCGTCCTGTTGCCCGACCGGTCGCATTTGCGGGTCGAAGCCCTTGAGCAGTCGACCGTCGTACGGTTGACCTTGGACGAGCTCCTCCGACTGTCGTCCAAGCATGCCGAGTTTCAACTCACGATGTTTCGCGTCGCGGCCGGCATCGTGAAACAGTTGGTGACGGTCGACCGCGACCTTCCTAAACCGACCGTCGTCGGAGTCGTTCATCACTCCGTCGCCAGCCGCTCGATAACGGGCCGCTTGGTACGACGGTTGCAACAACTCGGCGAATCGCCGTGCGTGGCGGGTGATGACGAAGCAGGAAAGTTCGAGGAGGGCGTTCCGCACCGACTTCTCTACGAGAACGACGTGTTCGTCGGTCAAGAGGGGGTCAATCGAATTCTGAAAGAGTGGGCGTCGTACGGGCGCATATTCGTCGACCTCGGCGCCGGTCGCTCGTTCGACGAACTCAATCGAGCGATGAGTTACTCCGATATCGTGCTGTGGTGCATCCAGCCGCAAGATGCGACGACCGCCGTGCGGCAGTTGCAGGCCCTGCAGGCGTCTTCGCCGCGATTGCGCGAAAAGGTTCGCATCGTGTGGATCCTCGATTGCGACGCTCCGGCACCTCCGAATGTCGCGGAACTCGATGAGTTGGCGTCCCGCGACTTCAAGACGTATTCAGGCAAGCCGCAGCCGAATCAGGGCCGCCTGCTGCAGCAGGGCATCGAACGAATCGTCCATCACTTACGCGGCGTGCAAATCGGCTTGGCACTGGGCGGAGGAGCCGCGCGCGGCATGGCCCATTTGGGCGTGCTCGATGCATTGGAGCGGAACGGAATCTTCGTCGACATGCTGGCGGGCACCAGCGCGGGGGCGATGACGGGAACTCTCTACGCTTCAGGCATGAGCCCGGAACACGCAACTCGATCGTTCATGAAAGACTTGCTGCCTTCGTGGTTATTTAGGCAGCTTCCCGCCGGCGGGTACTGGTATCTGCTCTATAAGTACCGGTGCAACAAATTCGATCCGATGTTGCGCAAATACTTGCACGACCTGCGAATGCAGCAGTTGGTCATTCCTATGTACACGGTGGCCGTCGACTTGGTCGAGGGAATTCCGCTCGTGCGAGACGCAGGCGATGCCGTGCATAATATCCTAGAGAGCATCAACTTGGCCCCGCTCTCGCTGCCGATCGTGCGCTCCGAACAAGCGGTCGTTGACGGCGGCTTACTCAATAACGTTCCGGCGAACGTCTTAGTCGCCAAAGGGTGCAACTTCGTCATCGCGTCGACCGTGTCCGCGAAACTAGAAAAAGATTTTATGGGTATCCGCAGCAAGCGAACCGGAGCCGTGAGCAAAGCCTTCTCGACGATTCAAGTGATCATGCGGCAAACCATGATCCAGAACCACAGCATGAACGCGGTCGGAGTCGAACCGGCCGATTGCGTCATCGCGCCCGACGTGACATCGTTCGACCTCTCGGAGTTCACCCGTGCCGACGAAATGGCCGTCATCGGCGGACAAGCGACCGAAGGGGCGATCGACCGACTCAAAGGGATGCTTACCAAACTCGACCCGAAATTGTTCGCCGCCAATCACGCTCCGAGCGTGAGCTCTCGCTGA
- a CDS encoding DUF1328 domain-containing protein, which yields MLRYALIFLVIALLASAFGMFGLSGVAMEAARILFFVFLVMLVISLFSGRRGSKV from the coding sequence ATGTTGCGTTATGCTTTGATTTTTCTCGTGATCGCTTTGCTTGCCAGCGCCTTCGGCATGTTCGGTCTATCGGGCGTCGCGATGGAAGCCGCGCGGATACTCTTTTTCGTGTTCTTGGTGATGCTCGTGATTTCTTTGTTTTCTGGGCGACGAGGCTCAAAGGTTTAG
- a CDS encoding carbohydrate porin, whose product MSERSKLAGDWGGRRADLRAGGVTLDVSTTQFYQGVATGGLEQAFQYGGRNDYFLNVDGEKVGLWSGLAVTLHAETRYGESVNSIAGTLMAPNLMSAFPLPSGTVTALTNVTFTQSFSEAFQVFAGKLNTMDGSEQPLTGADNFNGFQNIAMLYNPVFARTVPYSTFGAGFAYLKDDESVFSVTVYDTNDTTTVGGFNTFLDNGVTIYAELNASTNFFDLPGHQGISGTYSTGTYTDLTPTAYLDPIAGLIVASAPRTGSWCSAYNFDQAFYVSPEDPNQMWGLFGNFGIADDNPSPARWLASAGLSGTGGIAGRKGDSFGFAYFYLGVSDSLKNLAPLLLPLRDEHGIELYYNVALTPWCRITPDLQTITPFRDRAETALLVGLRARIDF is encoded by the coding sequence ATGAGCGAGCGATCCAAGCTCGCCGGCGATTGGGGCGGACGGCGTGCCGATTTGCGGGCCGGCGGCGTCACGCTCGATGTCAGCACGACGCAATTCTATCAAGGCGTCGCGACCGGTGGATTGGAGCAGGCATTTCAATACGGCGGACGCAATGACTACTTCTTGAATGTCGACGGAGAGAAGGTCGGGCTCTGGAGCGGCCTCGCGGTGACGCTGCACGCCGAAACCCGCTACGGCGAATCGGTGAACTCGATTGCCGGAACGCTTATGGCACCGAATCTGATGTCGGCGTTTCCGCTGCCGAGCGGGACAGTCACCGCTCTGACCAATGTCACGTTCACGCAGTCGTTTTCGGAAGCTTTTCAGGTCTTCGCCGGCAAGCTCAATACGATGGACGGTTCCGAGCAACCGCTGACCGGAGCCGACAACTTCAACGGCTTTCAAAACATAGCGATGCTCTACAACCCCGTGTTTGCGCGCACCGTCCCGTACTCGACGTTCGGTGCGGGGTTCGCTTATCTGAAAGACGACGAGTCGGTGTTTTCGGTGACCGTCTACGACACGAACGATACGACGACCGTCGGCGGCTTCAACACCTTCCTCGACAACGGCGTGACGATCTACGCGGAACTTAATGCGTCAACGAACTTCTTCGACCTACCCGGTCACCAGGGGATTTCGGGAACCTACAGCACCGGCACCTATACAGACCTAACACCGACGGCCTACCTCGATCCGATTGCGGGCCTGATCGTTGCATCCGCTCCACGGACAGGCTCTTGGTGTTCGGCATACAACTTCGATCAAGCGTTTTACGTCTCACCCGAAGACCCGAATCAAATGTGGGGCCTGTTCGGCAACTTCGGCATCGCGGACGACAACCCAAGCCCCGCTCGATGGCTCGCCAGTGCCGGACTCAGCGGGACCGGTGGGATCGCGGGACGAAAAGGCGATTCCTTCGGCTTCGCATATTTCTACTTAGGAGTGAGCGACTCCTTGAAAAACCTAGCTCCTCTTTTGCTGCCGTTGCGAGACGAGCACGGCATCGAACTGTACTACAACGTGGCACTAACGCCTTGGTGCCGGATCACACCGGATCTGCAGACGATCACTCCGTTTCGCGACCGAGCGGAGACGGCGTTGCTTGTCGGGTTACGAGCGAGAATTGACTTCTGA